In Bacillota bacterium, the following are encoded in one genomic region:
- a CDS encoding rubredoxin: protein MQKKLFRCGVCGYVGEGEAAPAKCPKCGAPTEKFEELSTEAADKIYRSDLTNSLHMELISLAEQMITVCEDGIEDDLDPNCVAAFKRALNEAWTIKQICKAEMAGHMSRGKW, encoded by the coding sequence ATGCAGAAGAAGTTGTTTAGATGCGGAGTGTGTGGCTACGTGGGCGAGGGAGAAGCTGCTCCTGCCAAGTGTCCCAAATGTGGCGCCCCTACAGAGAAGTTCGAGGAACTTAGCACTGAGGCTGCCGACAAGATCTACCGCTCAGACCTCACGAACTCGCTACATATGGAACTTATATCGTTGGCAGAACAGATGATAACTGTCTGCGAAGACGGTATCGAGGACGACCTTGACCCTAACTGCGTCGCCGCTTTCAAAAGGGCCCTTAACGAAGCATGGACTATTAAGCAAATATGCAAGGCTGAGATGGCCGGACATATGAGCAGAGGTAAGTGGTAA